From the genome of Adhaeribacter pallidiroseus:
AAACTGGTAAAAAATCAAACTGATAATTTTAATTCTTTCGACGTTAGTTATTCGTATCACCGACCATACAGTGGGAGTGGATTTGCATCAAACAGCCGTTTAAGAGATACCATTTTAATTGTAAAAACAGCGGCCGATGTGTACACCCGGATAACCTGGAGCAAAAACTATGGTCCGGGGCAAAATACATCTTTTACCGATTCTATTCGCTGCTTTTCTTCCAAGGATAATGTTTTCGTGATCAACTATTGAGTAAAAAGGTTTCCGTGCAAGTTATAAACGTTTGTATTTTTAAAATTTTAAATTTCGTAGAGCATAAGAGGTTATTCAAAAAATTTTGCTCACGATTTACGTATGAGTCACTACTGTAAAAACAAAAAAGCTGGCCTGGGCCAGCTTCTTTGTTTTTACAGGTAATTTAATTTCGGCTGGGTAATACCCCAGCGCAGTACGGAATGGGTGAGAATTGTAAAAATTACTGCTTGGCTACTAAATTAAATTTAACGGTAAAGTCGTCGTAAATCGCTTTGTCGGCAATATTCGGGAAAAAGCTTTTGGAATTGTATTTAATATCCCACTGCGTACGATCTAAAGTGGCGGTACCATTAGCCGAAGCTACGCCGTCTTTTACGCTAACCGTAGCCGGGAAAGAAATAGGTTTGGTAATGCCTTTTAAAGTTAAATCGCCTTTTACGGTGTAATTAGCAGCACCGGCTTGGGCACCTTTAATCGGGCTTAGGCTCGTAATTTTAAAAGTACCGGTCGGGTGTTTTTCCGCCGAGAAGAAATCGTCGGATTTTAAGTGACCCAGTAATTTTTGCTTGTAGCTATCGTCGGTAAGGTCTTTGTTGGTGATCGAGTTCATATCAATTAATACATTACCACCCACAATTTTATTTCCGTTTACTAAAATATCACCTTTCGAGATCGCAATGTTGCCGGTATGTTCGCCGGTAACTTTTTTACCGTTCCACTCCAGGTTACTTTGCGACGTTTCTACTTTATAGGCCGTAGCCGCGGTGGCTACTTTTTTAATTTTAGTGGCCGATGCCAATGTTTGTGCAGAGCTGGTATTAGCCACTAATAAGCTGGCTACAACGGCAGCCGATAAAAAAAACTTTTTCATAAAAATGGAATTGATTGAGATTTTATATTTTAAAATTTTGGTAATACTGAATTTGATTTATTCCCGCATTTTATCGAGTAAGCGGCTAAGTTCTTCTGCCTCCAAAGCGCTTATATTTTGTAAGCCCTTAATCTGGGTGCCTTCGGCCTCGTCAATCTGCTGGAGCAAGGCCAATCCTTTGTCGGTAATTAAAATATCTACCGTGCGGCGGTCCTTGGGGCATTGGTGCCGGGTTACTAACTCTTTCGCTTCTAACTTATCAACAATGCGCGAGGCGTTCGACGTTTTATCGAGCATGCGCTCAATGAGTAAATTTACCGTAGCGGGTTTAGGATGCTGCCCCCGTAAGATGCGTAAAATATTAAACTGAGGTAAGGTAAGGCCATATTTTTTAAAAATAACCGCTTGTTGTTCCTGCAACCACCCCGAAGTAAATATCAGGTTGATGTATACTTTATGGTACACATCTTTAAATGTTCGTTGTTTAATTTCTTCCTCTATTTTCATAACCTTAACTACGATACAAATATATGTACCTACATTTAATGTTGCAACATATTTCTACTTTATTTTTGCTTTCTCATTTGTATATGGCTCCTTGAAACCATCGAGCTATGTACCCGTACTTTCTATTGTTCTATTTTGCGAGGCCTAATAATTTGTTTATCAGTTGATCTTTCTTTATGAAACATAAAAAAATCAAAAACGGGTTATTTATTACATTCTAAATTATGACCTATTACCTTTTCTACCTTTAAAAATACAGACCGTCTATTACCTCGTATTCTACGCTATTAAACTGGGGATAGTCGCCTAATACACGACCCAAAACGGATGGATGATGCTCCCAAAACCGGTTCTACCCAAAACGAGGACCGCCACGCTACCTGGTTAGAACTTTTTTACGATTTAATATTTGTAATTGCCATTTCGCAACTTACTACGTTTTTTTCCAAAGACTTAACTTTGGTAAGTTTATGGCAGTTTGTGTTGCTGTTTTTTCCAATTTGGTGGGCCTGGACTGGTCACACGATGTACGCCAACCGCTTCGAAATAGAGGACTCAGGTCACCGGGTGCTTACTTTAACGCAAGTGTTAGGCTCGCTTTTTATAGCTGTTTTTATTCAGGAAGCATTGCTCGAAGAATCTTATTTATTTGCCTGCGCTTACCTGTTTATTCGGCTGATACTATTGGTAATGTACCTTCGCATTTACTTTAAACATACTGATTCCCGCGGCATTATTGTGCACTTTATTGTTGGGTTTTCCATAGGAGCAGCTATCTGGCTTGTTTCTATTTTTACTCCTCGCCCTATCCGTTTTTATCTCTGGGGACTGAGCTGGCTCATAGAGGTAATCACTCCCTGGACAAACCATAAAAGATTAAAAGTTGTGCCTATTCATAGCACGCATTTACCGGAACGTTTTGGCTTATTCGTGATTATCGTGCTGGGCGAGAGTATTCTCCGGATAACGAAAGCGGTATCTAACCTGGAACTATGGCAGTTTTTTAGTGGGGCCAACGCTATTTGCAGCTTTATCCTAATTGTGCTCATCTGGTGGATTTACTTTGATTACATTGAGGAGTATGTAACCGGTAAAATAACCGGCACGGGTTTAGTCTATACGTACCTGCACTTTTTTATTTATTTAGGGATTGTTATTACAGGCGTAGGTTTAGAATATAGCATTTTAAGTCATATTAGTACGTTGGCCAACGTCGCGAATTTTTTAATAATTATTGGCATTGCACTTTTTATTTTACCGCTTGGCATTATTCAGGGAGTTAGCTTAAAACAAGTACCTACCCGCCGGTTTATCATGAGCAGTGTAGTTCTAATAATCGCGATGGTTATTATTTATATTCTAGAATATAATTTAAAAACCTTTTACTTTCTGCCGGTTTTAACGCTGGTAGTTCTGGCCTATATGCTTTACCAGCGGCGCGAGTATGCCCGAATTTCTGAGGCACCACCCGTTTAATTTTAAAAATTCAATTATAGCGCCTTGCTTTTTGCTCATTACAGTTTAATTAACACAGAAATTTTAAATTGGCTCGTTCCAAAATGGAGCCTATTCGTGTTTGTAATTTTATATAAGCTTGAATAACCGGTATAAACCACAAAGGTGCTCTGTAACGTACCGACAGAAAAATTTAAAATTTTTAATTACCAAACCCGCCGGTATTAAGAATGAACCCGAAAAATTAACCTAAAAGCCAAGGAATGCGTTAAATAAATCTAAAAGACTTACTAAAAAACTTATTATGAAAAGTATAAAAATTAATTTGATCACGGCAACTGTTGCTTTAAGCAGTTGGTCGGCCTTGGCGCAAACCACCAACCCCGCTTCTAGTAAACCTAACCAAAATACTGCACCAACTACCAGCACAAATTCTAATACCGACAAAAGTATTTCTACTAATACAAATAACGCAACTCCTACACGCACTGATTCGGTAGTTACTATTCCGAAAGAAGGTACTAGTATTACCACTGCACCTGGTACTAAAAAGGAAAAAACAACTCCTAAATCTAGCTCGGCCAAAAACAAGAAAACTAATCCCCGGTAAATTAGCTCGGTAATAAACCTTTTAAATGGAGGTAGCAGGTACTATAATGTACAAGAAATTTAGCTGGGCATGCCGCACTATAATTTAATTATTTACTAAAAAAGTACAAAATTTAAAAGTATTCTTTATTAATTTCCATCCAGTGCTTTCCCAGAAGCAACTTAGCCCATCTCTCCCAAAATTGTATTTTATCTTTTATAAATGCTATCCAGCAGTAATTTTACGTATTTATCAGACTAAAATTAAGTATTTAATTTTTAGTTGCTATCGGTAAACCAGCGTAAAAGGAATGTGTACTTTAAATCAATAATAAATTTAAAATAAAAAAGTACAACAATTAAAAATTACTTAGAGTATGAGGGTATAAGTAAAACTGTTGGTACATGGTTGTTTATTTTTTACGACAATCAGCCAATAGCCCTTAACACATTTTAAGTTTAAATTAAATAACAAAGTTATGACGAACAAATTAAAGTTATTACCAGCAGTGGCCTTAGTTTTTGCCAGCTATCTAGCTAACGCACAAACTACCAGTGGTGGAACTACTTCCGGAACTGGTTCAACTACCGGATCAACCAGTGGAACAACAGCAGGCTCAACTACTTCCGGCAGTACAGCCGGTACAACTTCTGGTACCATGAGAAGTGGTACTACCGGTACTACCTCTGGTTCCATCAGCACTACTTCTGGTACAACCAGTGGATCTACTTCGGGCACGCTTGGAACTACTTCGGGCACAACAACTGGTGCAAGTACTACTTCAGGAACTACCAGTGGTACAACCGCGGGTGGAACTACAGTAGGTACTACCAGTGGGACTACCTCCGGAACCACTGTAGGTACTACTAGCGGCACTACTACTGGCAGATCCGGCAGAACCACCAGAGGTACCACGTCTGGTACAGGTACTACTTCTGGAACTACCAGAGGAATGGGAACTACTTCCGGAACTACAACTGGCAGTGGCAATACAACAGGCAGTGGCACAACTTCCGGCGGTACCACTTCCGGGTTAGGTACTACTAGCGGCACTACTACAGGTAGCACAACTTCTGGCGGAACCACTGCTGGTGGTACTACCTCAGGAGGCGGTACAACATCTGGTGGTGGCACCACTGCGGGTGGCTCTACTTCCGGATCAACTGGCGGTTCCGGCACTACTACCGGAGGCCAATAATAGTAGTTAAAAAATTTTTAAGAATAAGATTTTATAGTTTTTTCATAATAGGCGCTAAAAAGCTAACTGACTTTGTCAGTTAGCTTTTTTTATGTCGCAGTTATAGCAGCCGTTAGCTAGAGTAATTTGATTTAGCGTAGATGAAAGATAAAAATTAAAAAAAACAAAGCTTCTGGTATTAGCAGGCATTGCTAAGCACAGGAAAACCTAAATAGCAAAAAGCAATTGTTTGTTGTTTTACTTATACATCTCAGCAAACTGGTCAATTATAATTAACGGTAGCTTAAACTAGTGTGGCCGAAATGATTCTTAGCTAAATAGCGCGTTCTTATTAATAGGCAAAAAGTAAATTATGTTAAAGATGCTTAACCATAAAATAATCGGAAGCAATTAGATCACCATCTTGTTCTCTGACTAAACCCATCGGCTCTTCTTTTAAAATCAGAAATCCGTCTAAATCGGCGTACCGGATTCCGGCGCATAACTGCATGGCCGACCAAATACCCAGCGAAGTTTCTACCATACAGCCAATCATGGGCAACAGTCCTTGTGCTTGGGTTTCTTGCAAAATGCGTAACCCGTTTAAGTAACCTCCGGCTTTCATTAATTTCATGTTTACACCGTGAAACTGGTCGCGGAGCATTGAAAAGTCAGGTTGATCGGTTACGGATTCATCGGCAAATACGGGATAAGGGCTGTGTTTTTTTAGATACCGGTATTCGTCGGTTTTATAGGCGGGTAAAGGTTGTTCTATAAAAACTACCGGCAAACCTTTTAATTGGTGCAGAAACACCAGCACTTCCTCCGGATTGTTCCAAGCTTCGTTGCCATCAATTATTAACGGCCGAGTGCTAACCGCCGCGGTAGCCTGCACCAGAGCCAAAGCATCGGTTTGATTTACTTTTACTTTTAAAGTTTGAAACCGATTTAAGTTATTTTCCCGGATAAAGTTCGTAATTAACGTGGGTGCCATAATAGGCAAAGTAAAAATAGTAGGCACCCGTGCTGTAAACCTTATCCCCAGAAATTGACTAACCGATATATTTTGCTGCGCACAAAGCAAATGCACGTACGCCGACTCTACCGCAAACCGCAGCGAATTAGCCACTGGGTAAAATTTTAAAAAATCCTGTAATTCCGCCAAAGACTGCACGTGGGTTAAACCCTGGCGGAGTAAATCCTGAAATTGTTTTTGCAACACCTCCGGGGTTTCTTGGTAACGAATGTTGGGCGCCGCTTCGCCCATCCCCCAAAGCAGTTCCTCCGACACGCGTACAAACAAATTTATTTTACTATCCGACGCATTCCGCGCAATTTTCCAAGTGTAGCGTAAATGCAGTTCTCTGGATTCGAGGTGCCAGCTGAGCATATAAAAGAGCGTTAAAATAAACCGAGGTAAGATATAAATTACCCGCAACTATTACGTTAATTAAAAGTAGAAGCCTTATCCCGTTTTGCTTACCAGATACGGCCTACCGGCCGGGAGAAAGTCCGGTATCCGCTGAAATCAAAAATAAATAATATATTTGTTACTAACGGAACCCAACATTACTACTGGTTGGCCCATGCTCGAACCAGAATTTTAAAAATTTAAAAATTCGTGGGCTTACTGGTTAATTCTTCTTTTTATGCGCAACTCCCGCTTTGTCATTCTCCTGCTTCTTTCGCTTGCTATTGCCTTGGGTCTTTCTTTATTTGCTGAATACAATTATTTGTCAATTTCGCCCAGGGTACTTATGAGTATCCGGTGGGCGGTTATTGCTTTGCTGGTTTTTTACGCTTACCGTAAACGCTCCCTTACCACCTGGATTTTGGTGAGCATGGCCATCGGGGCCGAAATTGGTTATGATTTTCCGGCTTTTGCGCAAAATTTAAATGTACTCAGCAAGATTTTTCTAAAGTTGGTAAAAACCATTATTGCGCCTTTGCTTTTTGGTACCTTGGTAGTGGGCATTGCCGGCCATTCGAACTTAAAACAAGTGGGCAGCATGGGCATAAAAGCTTTAATTTACTTTGAAGTAGTTACCACCCTGGCTTTATTCATTGGCTTAGCGGCCATCAACCTGAGTAAAGCCGGCGAAGGCATTCAACTAAAAGCACCGGTATCCAACGAAATTAAAAAACCAGCACCGCAAACGGTTTCGGATATTATTCTGCACATTTTTCCGGAAAACATTGCCAAATCAGTAGCGGAAGGCGACGTGTTGCAGATTGTGGTATTTAGTATTTTGTTTGGGATTGCCTTGGCGATGCTCAGCGAAAGCAAACGGCGTCCCATGCTGGATTTTGCCGAAAGCCTTTCGGAAACCATGTTTAAGTTTACCAACATCATCATGTTGTTTGCGCCTATTGCGGTGGGAGCCGCCATTGCTTACACCGTGGGGCACATGGGCTTTGGTATTTTGGTAAACTTATTTAAGCTTTTAGCAACGCTTTACGTATCGCTGGTGGCCTTTATATTGCTGGTATTGCTGCCGGTGGCGTATTTTTTCCGGATACCTATTAAAAAGTTTGCGGCCGCGGTAGCCGAACCGGTTTCCATTGCTTTTGCCACCACCAGTTCCGAAGCCGCTTTACCCCGGGCCATGGAAGCCATGGAAAGTATTGGCGTACCCCGCAAAATTATTGCTTTTGTCATGCCCATGGGGTATTCCTTTAACCTCGACGGTACTACTTTGTACTTGTCATTAGCTTCTATTTTTGTGGCGCAGGCAGCGGGTATTGATATGCCGTGGGGCCAGCAATTACTTATGGTATTTACTTTAATGCTTACCAGCAAAGGCGTAGCCGGGGTTCCGCGGGCATCTTTGGTAATTTTACTGGGTACCGCCGCCTCGTTTAATCTCCCCATTGAGCCGATTTTTATTATTCTGGGGATTGATGAACTCATGGACATGGCCCGCACCGCCGTAAACGTTACGGGCAATTGTTTGGCTTCGGCGGTAATTGCCCGCTGGGAAGGCGAGTTTATTGATAATCCTACCCCGGAACAAGTGCTGGTAGAAGAAGTTTAGCTACTCTTTAAACAACCCCTTACCCCTCCGGTTACCGCCTTTTATTTAACCTGCTATTTTCTAAAATTTAAAAAATGGATGCTGTACTTGCCCGTTTAGCCATGGCCGGACCTACCTATCCTGAACAGGCAAAGCTATTGGTGCAGGAAACCGGCAACGACCCGGAAAAATTTAAAATTTTCATCCGGGCCATGCTGCACCCTAATACGGAAGCTCACGTAGCCCGACACGCCGCCAGCATTACCGAGAAAGTGGCCCGGCGGTATCCTTATTTAGTACTGCCTTACCAACCCGACCTACTGGCGGCTCTTCCCAACAGGCAAACCTCTCCTATGCGCTGGCACGTAGGTTTGCTCTTATCTTATTTACGGCTTGCGGATGATTCTTTAGCCCTAGTATTAGATTACCTTTATGACTGGCTTCAAAACGATCCGAACAAATTTATGAAGGTGCACTGTTTGCAGGCTTTAGCAAACTTTTCCACCCGACATGATTGGTTAAGAGCAGAAACCATTCAGTTAGTAAAAGTGGAAATGGCTAAAGGGGGCGCCGCGGCGAATGCCAAAGGCCGCAAATTACTCCAGCAACTTCAAGCCTAAGGTAAAACCAGCGGGCGCTTTCCATCTTTTAAAGCCACAATTCCTTTACTATTCAGGTAACATCTGCCATTTTCAATCTACTTATCTGTAGCTAGCAGCAAATAAAGCAACAAAGCCTTTTTGGTACTTTCCCCGGAACAGAAACATTTGACCAATGGTAGTATTAAATTATTAAAAACCAGCCTTTTAAACACAACTTTTGAGCAACAAACCTAAACTAAGTATTTCGTCCAATGTCTTTTTTTAAAATTTAAGGAGTTTTGCTATTGCGGAGCAAACCCATATAGTAAAACAACATTTATAATTTTCCCGGCTACAGCTACTTTGTATTTAAAAGCTTCTATTCTATCGTTATATTAGAATAGTTAAAATTTACGTATTTCATTTTAGCTCATTATAATCTAGTTTTGCCTATCAAAAAATGGTTTAACTACTTAAAAATGCTTATCGGATTAACACTTTTACCTCATCTTTTCCATTCCTACTCTTCTAGTATAACAAAAGGACATGAATTTACCAATTGGGGCACTTATTTAAATAATACTATAGCTTTTGCTTCTTCTTGTAAATGAAAGCAGGAAGATTATTGGTTTTGGCAATTGCATTATTTTTAGCGAGTTGCCAAAAAGAAGACGGCGACTTGGTAGCACCAAGCCCGAGTTTGTCGCAAAATTATTTAACCGCGTTTAAGTTTTTAAAAGTTGTAAATCCGCAGTTGCCGCAGGATTTAGTAGGCCAGGTATCCAGTAAAAACATAAGCCTGCAAGTACCCGCCGGAGTAGCTTTTAACAAGCTTATTGCTTCTTTCACGAACACCCAGGAAACCAAAGTTTACGTGAACAACACGGAACAGGTAAGTGGCGAAACGGAAAACGATTTTTCTAATCCGATAGTTTACAAAGTTATTGCCCCGAATGGCTCTGCCCATTATATTAACGTGGCGTTAAATTCCAGGTTCCCGGAAATGGATCAGGCCATGGAGGAACTGCGTCAGAAATACCAAATTCCCGGCTTAACCCTGGCAATCGTAAAAAATGAGAAACTGGTGTTTGCCAAAGGCTACGGCTACGCGAATGTAAAAACTAATTTACCCGTTGATAATCAAAGCTTATTCCGGATTGCCAGTATTTCCAAGCCCATTACGGTGGTGGCTATTTTAAAACTGGTACAAGCCGGCCAATTAAAATTAACCGACAAAGTTTTTGGTACAAATGCTATTTTGGGCCAGGAATATGGGGCTGTGCCGGTTCACTCCAATGTTGCCGCTATTACGGTACAAAACTTAATAGAACATAAATCCGGCTGGACCAACCAACCGAACGATCCCATAGTGGCTCATCCGGATTACACCCATAAGCAATTAATTACCGAAGTAGTACAGAACCGGCCGTTAACTTACGCTCCCGGCACCGAATTTTATTATTCTAACTTTGGCTATTGCGTGCTGGGCCGTATTATTGAAAAAATAAGTGGTAAATCGTACGCTGCCTTTGTGCAAACCGAGGTTCTGCAACCTATGGGCATTATTGATATGCAAATTGCCGGCAACTCTCCGCAGCAAAGTGCCTTAAACGAAGTAACGTATTACCAAGCCGATGATAATCCTTACGCGTATAATATCAGCCGCATGGATGCTAACGGCGGCTGGTTGGCCACCGCTGCTGATTTAATGCGTTTTATGGTGCACATTGATCGGAACAGTAAAAAAGGGGATTTGATTACAAGCGATTTACTAAACCAAACGTACATGGGGTACTACAATTGGAGCCATACGGGTTCTTTACCAGGCACTTCCACGCTGCTTACCCGTTTAGATGATGAGTATAGCTTTGCTGTATTAGCCAATACCCGCAACAATTCCCAACCGTTTCAAATAACCGAAGCGTTTAGTGACACAATAAAAAATCAAATTTTGTTAAAAACGGATTGGCCAGAACTGGATTTGTTTACCAGCAACCTGGCTGGTACGCAGTAAGGCCTCTTTGCAGGCGAACTGCTTCCGGCTTTTTAAATATGGAAAATGTTTGCAGCCGGTTTTAAGGTGAAATTTTAAATACAAGAGTTTGCATGCAGCTAACCGATTCCAATCAAAAAAGAACATAAAAAAGCCGGCTAATTAGCCGGCTTTTGCATTGGTGCGCACGGGGAGACTCGAACTCCCACGGGACAACTCCCACAGGCTTCTGAGACCTGCACGTCTACCAGTTCCGCCACGTGCGCTCATTTTTGAGAGGGCAAATGTAAAATAAATATTCTATTATCTGCTTATAGCCGTTAATATTTTTAAATTTTTGATTTGTTTACTCCTAACCTTCATTACCAGGTTTGTTTACCCAATCTAGCGAACCCCAGTAAAGCGTTCGGTAAACCTTAATTGTTTTAATAGAAAGCAAATCTACTGAAAACTCTTTGGGATGAACACCAGTATCTTTCCGGAACAGGCCCCTGCATTTATGATATTAACCCAACGTTTATTTATAGCGGTACCTGTACCGGACAACCTGAAATTATTCTTTCAGGAGCAACTACTCCACTATACCAGCCATGCCATCCGGTTGGTACCATGGGATAATCTGCACCTGACCGTTCATTTTTTAGGAGAAACGCCCGCTGATAATTTAGAAAGCATCGTTACCATTTTGCAAACAGTGGCTGCCCGTACGGAGGCTTTTACCTTGCATTTAGAATGCCTGGAACCAGGACCGAAACCTAATTCACCACGGCTCATCTGGGCCCGTTTTGCTGCTCATCCGGCTTTTACGGCCTTGTGCACCGCGATTACCACGCAACTTGGGGTAAAACCTGGCAGTCAGGATTACATACCCCACATTACCCTGGCCCGCTTCCGGAAAGATGTGGCCAAACCCACGGCATTACCTATTAAAAATTTAAAAAATCAGCAGATAAGTTTGCCGGTAAATTCCCTGGCTTTGTGGCAATCGGAGTTAAAAAGTCCGCACCCCGAATACCGCATCTTGGTTAGGCACCCTTTAGCGCCGTAAAAGAGTAAACCTAATCTGTTTAAAAGCAGTATAGGGGTGGCTACCTTACTGCTTTTTTTATGAATGCAACAGACTTAACCCGAATTGTTACGAAGCTCCGCGACAAAAAATTAACCATTGCATTTGCCGAAAGTGTAACCGGCGGCATGTTGATCTCAGAATTTGTAAAAGCCAAAGGCGCCAGCGACGTGTTGCTGGGCAGTATTGTAA
Proteins encoded in this window:
- a CDS encoding low temperature requirement protein A, translating into MDDAPKTGSTQNEDRHATWLELFYDLIFVIAISQLTTFFSKDLTLVSLWQFVLLFFPIWWAWTGHTMYANRFEIEDSGHRVLTLTQVLGSLFIAVFIQEALLEESYLFACAYLFIRLILLVMYLRIYFKHTDSRGIIVHFIVGFSIGAAIWLVSIFTPRPIRFYLWGLSWLIEVITPWTNHKRLKVVPIHSTHLPERFGLFVIIVLGESILRITKAVSNLELWQFFSGANAICSFILIVLIWWIYFDYIEEYVTGKITGTGLVYTYLHFFIYLGIVITGVGLEYSILSHISTLANVANFLIIIGIALFILPLGIIQGVSLKQVPTRRFIMSSVVLIIAMVIIYILEYNLKTFYFLPVLTLVVLAYMLYQRREYARISEAPPV
- a CDS encoding dipeptide epimerase, producing the protein MLSWHLESRELHLRYTWKIARNASDSKINLFVRVSEELLWGMGEAAPNIRYQETPEVLQKQFQDLLRQGLTHVQSLAELQDFLKFYPVANSLRFAVESAYVHLLCAQQNISVSQFLGIRFTARVPTIFTLPIMAPTLITNFIRENNLNRFQTLKVKVNQTDALALVQATAAVSTRPLIIDGNEAWNNPEEVLVFLHQLKGLPVVFIEQPLPAYKTDEYRYLKKHSPYPVFADESVTDQPDFSMLRDQFHGVNMKLMKAGGYLNGLRILQETQAQGLLPMIGCMVETSLGIWSAMQLCAGIRYADLDGFLILKEEPMGLVREQDGDLIASDYFMVKHL
- the thpR gene encoding RNA 2',3'-cyclic phosphodiesterase, which translates into the protein MNTSIFPEQAPAFMILTQRLFIAVPVPDNLKLFFQEQLLHYTSHAIRLVPWDNLHLTVHFLGETPADNLESIVTILQTVAARTEAFTLHLECLEPGPKPNSPRLIWARFAAHPAFTALCTAITTQLGVKPGSQDYIPHITLARFRKDVAKPTALPIKNLKNQQISLPVNSLALWQSELKSPHPEYRILVRHPLAP
- a CDS encoding serine hydrolase domain-containing protein — translated: MKAGRLLVLAIALFLASCQKEDGDLVAPSPSLSQNYLTAFKFLKVVNPQLPQDLVGQVSSKNISLQVPAGVAFNKLIASFTNTQETKVYVNNTEQVSGETENDFSNPIVYKVIAPNGSAHYINVALNSRFPEMDQAMEELRQKYQIPGLTLAIVKNEKLVFAKGYGYANVKTNLPVDNQSLFRIASISKPITVVAILKLVQAGQLKLTDKVFGTNAILGQEYGAVPVHSNVAAITVQNLIEHKSGWTNQPNDPIVAHPDYTHKQLITEVVQNRPLTYAPGTEFYYSNFGYCVLGRIIEKISGKSYAAFVQTEVLQPMGIIDMQIAGNSPQQSALNEVTYYQADDNPYAYNISRMDANGGWLATAADLMRFMVHIDRNSKKGDLITSDLLNQTYMGYYNWSHTGSLPGTSTLLTRLDDEYSFAVLANTRNNSQPFQITEAFSDTIKNQILLKTDWPELDLFTSNLAGTQ
- a CDS encoding MarR family winged helix-turn-helix transcriptional regulator gives rise to the protein MKIEEEIKQRTFKDVYHKVYINLIFTSGWLQEQQAVIFKKYGLTLPQFNILRILRGQHPKPATVNLLIERMLDKTSNASRIVDKLEAKELVTRHQCPKDRRTVDILITDKGLALLQQIDEAEGTQIKGLQNISALEAEELSRLLDKMRE
- a CDS encoding dicarboxylate/amino acid:cation symporter encodes the protein MSIRWAVIALLVFYAYRKRSLTTWILVSMAIGAEIGYDFPAFAQNLNVLSKIFLKLVKTIIAPLLFGTLVVGIAGHSNLKQVGSMGIKALIYFEVVTTLALFIGLAAINLSKAGEGIQLKAPVSNEIKKPAPQTVSDIILHIFPENIAKSVAEGDVLQIVVFSILFGIALAMLSESKRRPMLDFAESLSETMFKFTNIIMLFAPIAVGAAIAYTVGHMGFGILVNLFKLLATLYVSLVAFILLVLLPVAYFFRIPIKKFAAAVAEPVSIAFATTSSEAALPRAMEAMESIGVPRKIIAFVMPMGYSFNLDGTTLYLSLASIFVAQAAGIDMPWGQQLLMVFTLMLTSKGVAGVPRASLVILLGTAASFNLPIEPIFIILGIDELMDMARTAVNVTGNCLASAVIARWEGEFIDNPTPEQVLVEEV
- a CDS encoding YceI family protein, which produces MKKFFLSAAVVASLLVANTSSAQTLASATKIKKVATAATAYKVETSQSNLEWNGKKVTGEHTGNIAISKGDILVNGNKIVGGNVLIDMNSITNKDLTDDSYKQKLLGHLKSDDFFSAEKHPTGTFKITSLSPIKGAQAGAANYTVKGDLTLKGITKPISFPATVSVKDGVASANGTATLDRTQWDIKYNSKSFFPNIADKAIYDDFTVKFNLVAKQ